The following DNA comes from Amycolatopsis solani.
AGAAAACGGGCGTCATGGCCAGTGGCATGACACCCGTTCAGGTGAAAGTGGCTACACTTCCACGAACTTCCAGAACCGCGAGACGTGTTCCTCCATGAGCCGGCCGGCCCGCTCGGCGTCCCGGCGCTCGATCGCCTCCGCGATCGCGGTGTGCTCGCCCTGCGCTTGCTTCAGGTCCGTGCTCAACCGGTTCTTCTGGAGGTAGAAGTCGTTGAGGTCCCAGGTGTCCATGGCCAGTTCGGCCAGCCGCTGGTTGCCGGACGCGGCCAGCACGGCGGAGTGGAAGTCGCGGTTGGCCCCGGCGAAGGCCAGTGCGTCGTTCCGCTTGGCCGGGCCGGTGCCGCGCACCAGCATGTCGTCGATCTCGGCCAGCTGGGCGTCGGTGGCGGTGAGGGCCGCCAGCCGCGCGCCCGCTCCTTCGAGGATGCCCGCCACCGCGAAGTGGTCGCGCACCTTGCGTTCGTCCGGGACCGCCACCTGGCAGCCGACCTGCGGGATGACCGAGATGAACCCGGCCGAGGCCAGTCGCATCACCGCGTCCATCACCGGCCTGCGGCTCACGCCGAATTCCGTGGCGAGGTCGTAGGTGCTGAGGATCTCGCCGAACTGGTGGCGTCCCTCGAGCAGCTGGCCGAGGAGCGCCTGGTAGATCTGATCCGTCTTGGTGACTGACGCGGTCATGGGCATGGACTATCCGGCCCTTCGGTGCGGGAAGGTCGGTGCGGACGTACTGGTGATCACGCCGAGATTCTAGCGTGTCAGTGACGAGCTGTGGCGCACCGAAGCGAAGGCTGTCGCGCGGTGACCGGCTCATTGGGCCGGGTGGAGCAGGGGTTCGCGCCGTCCGGGGCAGTGCTGAAGCCGGAGCGGGCGCCCGCTCCGGCTTCAGGTGCCCGCGGCCGTGGTCAGTCCACCGACCAGTCGGTGTCGTCGATCTGACCGAACATCTTCATGGCGGCTTCGAGCCCGGGCAGGTTGGCCAGCGCCACCGACATGGAGCCGCGGAACTTGACCTTCCGGGTGACCATCGCCTTGGCGGCGGGCAGCTCACCCTCGCCGAGGCGCTGCCAGGTCTCCACCTTGGCCGTCAGCACGAAGTCCGGCTTCACGCCTTCGGCCGGGACGCCGGCCCGCACGACCTCGCCGGCGTTCACCTCGATCTGGCCCGCGCGGCTCTCGTCCTCCGCGAGCCGGTATTCGACGACCATGCTCAGCTTCTTGAGGCCCTCACGTGTGGCGTCCGTGGTGTTCCAGAGCTCGGCGTAGGACTTCATCCACTCCGGCGACAGGACGGGTGTTCCCATGGTGCGCTCTCCTTCGGTTCGCCTCCGCGGCGGACAACTTGGGGTTTGACAACGAGGCTGAAGATACTAGTATCTTAGAAATCCAGTCAAGCAGTCGCCGCGGCCCGGCTCATTGTGGGCCCGCGATTCTTCGGAGGAGACAAAGATGTCCGATGCCAAGGCGGTCACATGTTGAGGAATGAACTCCGGCAGATCCTCGAGAAGGGTTTGCACGACGTAGAGGCCGACTGGACCGTTCCGGCCGCGATCATCAACGACCCGGAGATGCACGACGCCGAGCGCGAGCGCGTCTTCGGCCGCTCGTGGGTTTTCCTCGCCCACGAAAGCGAAATCCCGGAGCGCGGCGACTACGTCGTCCGGTACATCTCGGAAGACCAGTTCATCGTCTGCCGTGACGAGGACGGCGAGGTCCGCGGGCACCTGAACAGCTGCCGCCACCGCGGCATGCAGGTCTGCCGCGCCGAAATGGGGAACGCGTCCCACTTCCGCTGCCCGTACCACGGGTGGACCTACAACAACAAAGGCAGTCTCGTCGGCGTGCCCGCCGGGCGCGAGGCGTACGGCAACAAGCTGGACAAGTCCCTGTGGCAGCTCAAGCCCGTCCCGAAGCTGGACACCTACAAGGGGCTGATCTTCGGCTGCCTCGACCCGGACGCCCAGTCCCTCGACGACTACCTCGGGGACATGAAGTTCTACCTCGACATCGTGCTGGACCGCAGTGACGCCGGCCTGCAGGTCGTCGGCGCCCCGCAGCGCTGGGTCGTCGACGCGAACTGGAAGCTCGGCGCCGACAACTTCATCGGCGACGCCTACCACACGATGATGACCCACCGGTCCATGGTGGAACTCGGGCTGGCCCCGCCGGACCCGAAGTTCGCGCTCTACGGCGAGCACGTGCACACCGAGCACGGCCACGGCCTCGGCATCATCGGCCCGCCGCCGGGCATCCCGCTGCCCGAGTTCCTGGGCATGCCGGAGAACATCGTCGAGCAGTTGCAGCGCCGGCTTTCGCCGGAGCAGGTCGAGGTGTTCCGGCCGGTCGCGTTCATCCACGGCACCGTGTTCCCGAACCTGTCGATTGGCAACTTCCTGATGTCGAAGGACCACGTCTCGCCGCCGACGTCGTTCCTCACGCTCCGCCTGTGGCACCCGCTCGGCCCGGACAAGATGGAGATCATGTCCTTCTTCCTCGTCGAGAAGGAAGCGCCGGACTGGTACAAGGAGGAGAGCTACCAGGCCTACGTGCGCACGTTCGGGATTTCCGGTGCGTTCGAACAGGACGACGCCGAGAACTGGCGCAGCATCACCCGGGTGCTGGGTGCCCAGTACGCCAAGAAGATGGAGCTCAACTACCAGATGGGCCGCGGCGTCTACGAGCCCGACCCCGACTGGCCCGGTCCCGGCAAGGCGTTCCCGATGGACTACGCCGAAGCCAACCAGCGCAACTTCATGGAGTACTGGATGCAGCTGATGGTGACGGACCCGGCGCCACACAACAAAAACGGCAAAGTCTCCGACGCCGCCGCGGCCGAAGCGCTCACCCGGGCGGAGGCGTAGCGACCATGACCACTGCAACGGAAATCACCGACGCCACGGTCCGCGAAGTCACCGAGTGGCTGTTCACCGAAGCCGAACTGCTCGACGCGGGCAAGTACCGCGAGTGGCTCGACCTGGTGGCCGAGGACCTGTCGTACGTCGTGCCGCTGCGGGTCACGCGTGAGCGTGAAGCCGACACGGACATCGTCGAGGGGATGACCCTGATGGACGACGACTGGGACTCGATGGAAATGCGCGTGCTGCGCCTGGAAACCGAGTACGCGTGGGCGGAGGACCCGCCGTCGCGCTCCCGGCACTTCGTGACCAACGTCCGGGTCGCCGCCGGCGAAACGGCGGACGAGGTGGCCGTGAAGTCGAACCTGCTGCTCTACCGCACCCGCGGCGACGTCGCGACGTTCGACATCCTCTCCGGCGAGCGCCACGACGTGCTCCGCCGGGTGGCCGGTGGCTACCGGCTCGCCAAGCGGGTGGTCGTGCTCGACCAGACCACCATCATGACGCACAACCTCGCCCTGATCATGTGACGGAGGCAGTTCGGTGACCATCATCCACAACGAGGGCCAGGACCCGATCATCCAGATCGCCAACGAATTCACGGTGATCCAGGTCAGCTACACCAGCACCGGCCAGCGGGAACGCCTCCTCGTCAGCTCGCCCCGGCTCGGGTTCCAGACCCTGCTCGACCCGCTGCAGCTGGAAAGCCTCACCTGGCAGCCACCCGAAACGTTCTCGAAGCTGCTCGACACCCCGTACGGCCCCGGGACGGAGCTCAACGCGCGCCCGCTGTCGGCTCTGCTCGGAAAGGACTGATTCCCATGGGTTTCCTGGACGGGAAGGTCGCACTGGTCACCGGCGGGGGATCCGGCATCGGCCGGGCCGTGGTCGACCTCTACGTGCGAGAGGGCGCGAAGGTCGGCATCCTCGAGATCTCGCCGGAGAAGGCGCGGGACCTGCAGGAGAAACTGCCCGCGGACGCCGTCGTCGTGACCCAAGGCGACGCGACTTCCATGTGGGACAACGAACGCGCGGTCGCGGACGTGACGGAAGCGTTCGGCTCGCTCACCACCGTGGTCTGCGCGGTCGGCGTGTTCGACTACTTCACGGAGCTCCCGCAGCTGCCGAAGGACAAGATCGGTGAGGCGTTCGACCAGCTCTTCGCCGTCAACGTGAAGAGCAACCTGCTGACCGTGAAGGCGGCGCTGGACCAGCTGATCGAGAACCGCGGCCAGGTCATCCTCACCATTTCCAACGCCGGGTTCTACCCCGGTGGCGGCGGTCCGCTCTACGTGTCGTCGAAGTTCGCCGTCCGCGGTCTGGTGACCGAGCTGGCGTACGAGCTTTCGCCGCACGTGCGGGTCAACGGCGTGGCTCCCGGCGGCACGATCACGGACCTGCGCGGGATTCCCGCGCTGGCCAGCGAAGGCCAGTCGCTGAAGGACGTCCCGGACATCGAAGGCCTGATCAAGGGGATCAACCCCCTGGGCGTCGTCGCCCAGCCGGAGGACCACTCCTGGGCTTACGCGTTCCTCGCCGCGAAGGAACGCGCGCCCGCGGTCACCGGCACGATCATCCACAGCGACGGCGGGCTGGGCGTGCGCGGGATGACGCGCATGGCGGGGCTCGAGCCCTGATCCGCCCGCCGCACCAAGCGAGGAGACGGCCTCGGAAACCCCGAGTTCCGGGGCCGTCTCCTGTCCACCTCGAAAGGAGGCGTCGATGAAGACGCTGGTGGCTACCGAAGAAACCCAGGCCGATCCGGACACCGCGCTGTGGATCTGCGACGTCTGCCAGGACGTGTACGACCCCCGCCTCGGCGACCCCGAGGGCGGGATCGAGCCCGGCACGTCGTTCGCCGACATCCCGGACGACTGGGTCTGCCCGGTGTGCGGGGCGCGCAAGAAGGAGTTCCGGATGCTCGCGCCGGGCGAAGAGTACGACGTCGAGGACGACGCTTACGCGGGAGCGCAGGGGTGAGCACGCCGGGCCGCGTCCTCGTCTGCCTCAAGCAGGTCCCGGTGCCGGGCCGGGGTGTCTTCGACGAACGCACGAAACGGATCCGCCGGGACGACGACCAGGTCGTCACCAACCCGCCGGACCTGCACGCGCTGGCGCACGCGCTGTCCCTGCGGGCGGAGACCGGCTGGGAGGTGGTGGCCGTGACGATGGGCCCGCCCGCGGCCGCGGAGACCCTGCTCGACGCCCTGCGCCGCGGTGCCGACCGGGCCGTGCACCTGGTCGACCGCCGCTTCGCCGGCGCCGACACCCTGGCGACGGCCCGCACGCTCGCCCGGCTCGTCGACCGGGAGCGGCCGGACTTGGTCCTCACCGGCCGGTGGACGCTCGACGGGGGCACCGCCCAGGTCGGCCCGCAGGTCGCGGAGCTGGCCGGGCTCCCGCAGCTGACGCAGGCCACGAACCTGCGGATCGGCGACGGGGTGCTCGCCGCCGACGTCGAAACCGACGTCGGCCGGGAAGCCTGGACCGTCGCGCTGCCCGCGGTGGTCGCCGTCGGGCGGGGTACCGAACCGCCGTGGGTGACCGAAGCGAACCCGTCGGCCGTCGAAACCCTCACCGCCGAGGACCTCGGCGGAGGGCCGAAGGACTTCGGCACCCGGGGTTCGCCGACCTTCGTGGCCGAGATCCGGCACGAGGCGCGCGAACGCCGGGCCGAGTACGTCGGGGCGGGGTTCGACACCGCGGCCCTGCTGGAGACGGCCTTCGCGCCGCTCGAGCCCGAGGCCGAAGTCGTCGTGGCCGCCCCGTCGCGCGAGATCTGGACGGTCGCCGAGCCGCTGCCCGGCGGTGGCCTCCACCCGGCGAGTCTCGAAGCGCTGGCCTGCGCCCGCTCGGTCGCCGGCGACCTGCAGGCCACGATCGTCGCGGTGCTGCCGTGCGACCAGCCGCACGACCTCCCGCGCGTGCTCTACGCGCACGGGGCCGACCGGGTGCTGGTGCTGCGGGGCACCGAGCCGGCGGACTACCGCACGGACCTGGTCACCGACGCACTGAGCACGGCCATCGCCGCGCACACGCCGTTCGCGGTGATCGCGCCCTTCAGCGCCCGTGGCCGCGACTACGCCCCGCGCGTCGCCGCCCGGCTCGGGCTCGGCCTGACCGGGGACTTCACCGCCCTGGAAGTCCGTGACGCCGACACCGACGAGCCCGACCTGCTCTGGCTCAAGCCGGCCCTGTCGGCGGACGTGGTCGCGCCGGTGATCGCGCACTCGACGCCGTCGATGGGCACGCTGCGGCCCGGTTCCTTCACCGCGCGAGCGGTGCGCGACCAGCGGGAGCCGGACGTCGAGTTCGCCGGTGGTACCGCGACCGGTGACGCCTCGTACACCGCGGTCGAGCGCCGGATCGAGCGCCCGGACGGCCCGCGGCTCGCCGCGGCCCGGCTGGTCATCGGGCTCGGGCCGGGCCTGGGTACCGGGGCCCGCCGCGTCGCCGGACGCGTCGCCGAGACGCCGGGCATCGCGCTCGTCGCGACGGCCGCCGCGGTCGCCGCGGGGGAGGCACCTCCGCAGCTCGAGATCGGCCCGCTGGCCCGCAGCATCGCGCCCGCCGTCTACCTCGGGTTCGGGCGGCACGACCTCGGCACGCTCCACGCGGTCAAGGCCGCCGGCCGGATCGTCGTCGTCGACCCGGGCGCCTGGCTCGACGCCTTCACCGGTCTCGTCGACACCGTCGTCACCGCGAACGTCGAGGGGGTCCTGCTGGATCTGCTGCTGGCGACGGCGGGCGCGGTCGCCAGCTGAAAACCCGAATCCCGAGGAGGACCATGAGTACCGCCGCGCCGGCGGCGAGCGTCGACCCCAGGCGGTTCCGTGACGCCATGGGCCGGTTCGCCACCGGCATCACGATCATCAGCACGCCGACCCCGGCAGGACCGCACTGCATGACCGCCAACGGTTTCATGTCGGTGTCCCTGGTGCCCGCCCTGGTCGTGGTGTCCATCGCCGAACGCGCGAAGATGCACGACCTCCTCCTGGCCAGCGGCGTCTACGGCGTCAGCGTCCTCGCCGCGGACCAGGAGGCTGTCAGCACGCACTTCAGCGGCCGGCCGGACCCGGACCTGCGGCCGCGGTTCGACGACCACGCCGGGGTGCCCCTCGTGGCCGGGGCGCTGGCCCAGGTGGCCGCGGAGATCGTCGAGGCACACCCCGCCGGCGACCACACGTTGTTCGTCGGCCAGGTCCGCCACCTGGCCGACGGCGCGGGCGAGCCGCTGGTGTTCCACGCCGGCCGC
Coding sequences within:
- a CDS encoding rubredoxin, whose translation is MKTLVATEETQADPDTALWICDVCQDVYDPRLGDPEGGIEPGTSFADIPDDWVCPVCGARKKEFRMLAPGEEYDVEDDAYAGAQG
- a CDS encoding flavin reductase family protein; the encoded protein is MSTAAPAASVDPRRFRDAMGRFATGITIISTPTPAGPHCMTANGFMSVSLVPALVVVSIAERAKMHDLLLASGVYGVSVLAADQEAVSTHFSGRPDPDLRPRFDDHAGVPLVAGALAQVAAEIVEAHPAGDHTLFVGQVRHLADGAGEPLVFHAGRYRHLLSPAADPEYSDAWSGFCLDPFGA
- a CDS encoding aromatic-ring-hydroxylating dioxygenase subunit beta: MTTATEITDATVREVTEWLFTEAELLDAGKYREWLDLVAEDLSYVVPLRVTREREADTDIVEGMTLMDDDWDSMEMRVLRLETEYAWAEDPPSRSRHFVTNVRVAAGETADEVAVKSNLLLYRTRGDVATFDILSGERHDVLRRVAGGYRLAKRVVVLDQTTIMTHNLALIM
- a CDS encoding SCP2 sterol-binding domain-containing protein, producing MGTPVLSPEWMKSYAELWNTTDATREGLKKLSMVVEYRLAEDESRAGQIEVNAGEVVRAGVPAEGVKPDFVLTAKVETWQRLGEGELPAAKAMVTRKVKFRGSMSVALANLPGLEAAMKMFGQIDDTDWSVD
- a CDS encoding electron transfer flavoprotein → MSTPGRVLVCLKQVPVPGRGVFDERTKRIRRDDDQVVTNPPDLHALAHALSLRAETGWEVVAVTMGPPAAAETLLDALRRGADRAVHLVDRRFAGADTLATARTLARLVDRERPDLVLTGRWTLDGGTAQVGPQVAELAGLPQLTQATNLRIGDGVLAADVETDVGREAWTVALPAVVAVGRGTEPPWVTEANPSAVETLTAEDLGGGPKDFGTRGSPTFVAEIRHEARERRAEYVGAGFDTAALLETAFAPLEPEAEVVVAAPSREIWTVAEPLPGGGLHPASLEALACARSVAGDLQATIVAVLPCDQPHDLPRVLYAHGADRVLVLRGTEPADYRTDLVTDALSTAIAAHTPFAVIAPFSARGRDYAPRVAARLGLGLTGDFTALEVRDADTDEPDLLWLKPALSADVVAPVIAHSTPSMGTLRPGSFTARAVRDQREPDVEFAGGTATGDASYTAVERRIERPDGPRLAAARLVIGLGPGLGTGARRVAGRVAETPGIALVATAAAVAAGEAPPQLEIGPLARSIAPAVYLGFGRHDLGTLHAVKAAGRIVVVDPGAWLDAFTGLVDTVVTANVEGVLLDLLLATAGAVAS
- a CDS encoding GntR family transcriptional regulator, which translates into the protein MTASVTKTDQIYQALLGQLLEGRHQFGEILSTYDLATEFGVSRRPVMDAVMRLASAGFISVIPQVGCQVAVPDERKVRDHFAVAGILEGAGARLAALTATDAQLAEIDDMLVRGTGPAKRNDALAFAGANRDFHSAVLAASGNQRLAELAMDTWDLNDFYLQKNRLSTDLKQAQGEHTAIAEAIERRDAERAGRLMEEHVSRFWKFVEV
- a CDS encoding Rieske 2Fe-2S domain-containing protein: MLRNELRQILEKGLHDVEADWTVPAAIINDPEMHDAERERVFGRSWVFLAHESEIPERGDYVVRYISEDQFIVCRDEDGEVRGHLNSCRHRGMQVCRAEMGNASHFRCPYHGWTYNNKGSLVGVPAGREAYGNKLDKSLWQLKPVPKLDTYKGLIFGCLDPDAQSLDDYLGDMKFYLDIVLDRSDAGLQVVGAPQRWVVDANWKLGADNFIGDAYHTMMTHRSMVELGLAPPDPKFALYGEHVHTEHGHGLGIIGPPPGIPLPEFLGMPENIVEQLQRRLSPEQVEVFRPVAFIHGTVFPNLSIGNFLMSKDHVSPPTSFLTLRLWHPLGPDKMEIMSFFLVEKEAPDWYKEESYQAYVRTFGISGAFEQDDAENWRSITRVLGAQYAKKMELNYQMGRGVYEPDPDWPGPGKAFPMDYAEANQRNFMEYWMQLMVTDPAPHNKNGKVSDAAAAEALTRAEA
- a CDS encoding dihydrodiol dehydrogenase — encoded protein: MTIIHNEGQDPIIQIANEFTVIQVSYTSTGQRERLLVSSPRLGFQTLLDPLQLESLTWQPPETFSKLLDTPYGPGTELNARPLSALLGKD
- the hcaB gene encoding 3-(cis-5,6-dihydroxycyclohexa-1,3-dien-1-yl)propanoate dehydrogenase; this encodes MGFLDGKVALVTGGGSGIGRAVVDLYVREGAKVGILEISPEKARDLQEKLPADAVVVTQGDATSMWDNERAVADVTEAFGSLTTVVCAVGVFDYFTELPQLPKDKIGEAFDQLFAVNVKSNLLTVKAALDQLIENRGQVILTISNAGFYPGGGGPLYVSSKFAVRGLVTELAYELSPHVRVNGVAPGGTITDLRGIPALASEGQSLKDVPDIEGLIKGINPLGVVAQPEDHSWAYAFLAAKERAPAVTGTIIHSDGGLGVRGMTRMAGLEP